A region from the Benincasa hispida cultivar B227 chromosome 12, ASM972705v1, whole genome shotgun sequence genome encodes:
- the LOC120067058 gene encoding probable acyl-activating enzyme 16, chloroplastic translates to MTTMALPFTSTQLSWTSSDSAQSLHFLFSRYGSHLLQNCVGSGARRSVIRDSRVFCQSKTETLQLRKYSPLLESSFVPGNSATVSDEWQAVPDIWRYSAERYGDRVALVDPYHNPASKMTYKELEQSILNFSEGLRAIGINPDEKIGLFADNSCRWLVADQGIMTMGAINVVRGSRSSSEELLQIYNHSESVALVVDNPELFNRIVETFHLKASMRCIILLWGEKSSLANEGMDGITVFDYNDIMDMGRESRKVMLGSHDAKQHYTYEAISLDDIATLVYTSGTTGNPKGVMLTHRNLLHQIKNLWDIVPAKVGDKFLSMLPPWHAYERACEYFIFTFGVEQAYTTIRNLKDDLRHYQPDYLISVPLVYETLYSGIQKQILASSNARKLIVLTFIKVSLAYMDLKRIYEGTYLTRSKVQPTHLVSALDWLFARMAAAILWPIHMLAKKLVYSKVQSAIGIWKAGISGGGSLPSHVDLFFEAIGITVQNGYGLTECSPVIAARRPTCNVLGSVGHPIRHTEFRIVDMETGDVLPPGSRGIVEVRGPQVMKGYYKNSSATQQVLDEEGWFSTGDIGWIAPHHSRGRSHRCGGVIVLDGRAKDTIVLLTGENVEPTVIEEAAMRSSVIQQIVVIGQDQRRLGAIVVPNKEEVLSAAKKLSVEDSSTSDVSNETLTNLIYSEVRKWTSECPFQIGPILIVNEPFTIDNGLMTPTMKVRRDKVVAYYKKEIENLFK, encoded by the exons ATGACGACTATGGCGCTTCCATTTACCTCCACTCAACTCTCATGGACCTCTTCCGATTCTGCCCAATCCCTTCATTTCCTTTTCTCTCGTTATGGTTCACACTTGCTTCAAAATTGCGTTGGAAGTGGAGCTCGACGTTCAGTAATACGTGATTCTCGAGTTTTTTGCCAATCTAAG ACAGAGACATTGCAGTTAAGGAAGTATTCTCCGCTCCTAGAAAGTTCTTTCGTGCCAGGTAATAGTGCAACAGTATCTGATGAGTGGCAAGCAGTTCCTGATATTTGGAGGTATTCGGCAGAGAGGTATGGTGATCGGGTAGCATTAGTGGATCCATACCATAATCCTGCTTCAAAAATGACTTATAAAGAG CTTGAGCAAAGTATCTTGAACTTTTCTGAAGGCCTTAGAGCCATTGGAATAAATCCAGATGAAAAGATTGGGCTCTTTGCTGATAATTCATGTCGGTGGCTTGTTGCCGATCAAG GTATTATGACCATGGGAGCAATTAATGTTGTTAGAGGTTCAAGGTCATCTAGTGAAGAGCTGTTGCAAATATACAATCACTCCGAAAG TGTAGCATTAGTTGTGGACAACCCTGAATTGTTCAATCGAATTGTAGAAACATTCCATTTGAAGGCATCCATGAGATGTATCATTCTTCTATGGGGGGAAAAATCAAGCTTGGCTAATGAGGGAATGGATGGTATTACTGTTTTTGATTACAATGACATCATGGATATGGGACGAGAGAGTCGCAAAGTTATGCTTGGCTCTCATGATGCTA AGCAGCATTATACGTATGAAGCTATCAGCTTGGATGATATTGCTACACTTGTTTATACAAGTGGCACAACTGGAAACCCTAAAGGTGTCATGCTTACCCATCGAAATTTATTGCACCAG ATAAAGAATTTGTGGGATATTGTGCCTGCCAAAGTTGGGGATAAATTTTTAAGTATGCTTCCACCTTGGCATGCGTACGAGCGGGCTTGTGAATATTTCATATTTACATTTGGAGTGGAGCAAGCTTACACAACAATAAGAAACTTAAAG GATGATCTTCGTCATTATCAACCAGACTACTTGATTTCTGTTCCATTGGTGTATGAAACACTATACAG TGGAATTCAGAAGCAAATATTAGCAAGCTCAAATGCACGTAAGCTTATTGTGCTTACATTCATTAAGGTCAGCTTAGCTTATATGGACTTGAAGAGGATTTACGAG GGAACCTATCTAACAAGAAGCAAGGTTCAACCAACACACCTTGTATCTGCATTGGACTGGTTATTTGCAAGAATGGCTGCTGCAATACTGTGGCCAATACATATGTTGGCAAAGAAATTAGTCTATAGTAAAGTTCAATCTGCAATTGGAATATGGAAG GCAGGCATAAGTGGAGGGGGCAGTTTACCTTCACACGTTGATCTCTTTTTTGAG GCGATTGGCATTACAGTGCAGAATGGTTATGGTTTAACAGAATGCTCTCCTGTAATTGCTGCTCGACGGCCTACCTGCAAT GTTCTTGGTTCGGTTGGACATCCAATACGGCATACAGAGTTTAGGATAGTAGACATGGAAACAGGAGATGTACTCCCACCTGGATCAAGAGGCATCGTTGAAGTTAGGGGACCTCAAGTGATGAAAGGTTACTACAAG AATTCATCTGCCACACAACAAGTCTTGGACGAAGAGGGTTGGTTTAGCACTGGGGATATTGGGTGGATTGCTCCTCACCATTCAAGAGGCCGAAGTCATCGTTGTGGAGGTGTAATTGTTCTTGATGGGCGGGCTAAAGACACTATTGTTCTATTAACAG GTGAAAATGTTGAACCAACGGTGATTGAAGAAGCTGCCATGAGAAGTAGTGTCATACAACAGATTGTGGTTATAGGCCAG GATCAACGACGACTTGGAGCAATTGTAGTTCCCAACAAGGAAGAAGTATTATCTGCAGCAAAAAAATTGTCTGTTGAAGATTCAAGTACATCTGATGTTAGCAACGAAACATTGACAAATCTGATTTATAGTGAAGTGAGAAAATG GACTTCAGAATGTCCATTTCAAATTGGACCAATCCTCATCGTCAATGAACCATTTACA ATCGATAACGGCTTAATGACCCCTACGATGAAGGTTCGACGAGATAAAGTTGTTGCTTATTACAAAAAGGAAATAGAGAACCTATTCAAGTAA